The proteins below come from a single Nocardioides eburneiflavus genomic window:
- a CDS encoding cytochrome b/b6 domain-containing protein: MPAPAPRAGYRASQKVLHWLTVLAVSAQLVVGYNLDLDDGCDPPGEDRSGGDTSDAEEERLDRLEDACEARADSYDLLGGGFDLAEVHLLLGLAVLSLGVVRPLWRRVAGLPPWSEHLSAGQRRLATRTEHALMALLVVVPLTGIVLVATAVDAWVPLHVGAHIAFFVALAAHLCTNLRPAVLRRML; encoded by the coding sequence GTGCCCGCACCGGCGCCCCGAGCGGGCTACCGCGCGTCGCAGAAGGTCCTGCACTGGCTGACCGTGCTCGCGGTCTCCGCCCAGCTCGTGGTCGGCTACAACCTCGACCTCGACGACGGGTGCGACCCCCCGGGCGAGGACCGCAGCGGCGGCGACACCAGTGATGCCGAGGAGGAGCGCCTCGACCGGCTCGAGGACGCGTGCGAGGCGCGCGCCGACTCCTACGACCTGCTGGGCGGCGGGTTCGACCTGGCCGAGGTGCACCTCCTGCTGGGCCTGGCCGTGCTCTCGCTGGGAGTCGTACGGCCCCTGTGGCGCCGCGTCGCCGGCCTGCCGCCGTGGTCGGAGCACCTGTCCGCCGGGCAGCGACGGCTCGCGACCCGGACCGAGCACGCCCTGATGGCGCTGCTCGTGGTCGTGCCGCTCACCGGGATCGTGCTCGTCGCCACGGCCGTCGACGCCTGGGTGCCGTTGCACGTCGGCGCGCACATCGCGTTCTTCGTGGCCCTGGCGGCACACCTGTGCACCAACCTGCGACCGGCGGTCCTGCGCCGGATGCTCTGA
- a CDS encoding maleylpyruvate isomerase family mycothiol-dependent enzyme, with protein MSDAAGRAPDLLPAADQALVRTVDGLDDGAWAAPSLLPGWSRAHVVAHLALNAEGLAGVLHGAHLGRPQPMYASPEARDADIAELAGVGPAALRERFLASTATFSEALAAMHASDWAGRFERTPGGPDFALANVALMRVREVEIHHADLDAGYTAYDWSEGFRTLLLDSMTKRPYPAPFVVRPTDLDGTWEYGEGGGGPVVTGPSAAAAWWLTGRGTGEGLTSDTTELPEVETW; from the coding sequence GTGAGCGATGCAGCGGGCCGCGCGCCCGACCTTCTCCCGGCCGCCGACCAGGCGCTCGTACGCACCGTCGACGGGCTCGACGACGGTGCCTGGGCCGCGCCGTCCCTGCTCCCCGGCTGGTCCCGGGCGCACGTCGTGGCGCACCTCGCCCTCAACGCCGAGGGGCTGGCGGGAGTGCTGCACGGCGCCCACCTCGGCCGGCCGCAGCCGATGTACGCCTCCCCGGAGGCGCGCGACGCCGACATCGCCGAGCTCGCCGGGGTGGGGCCGGCGGCGCTCCGGGAGCGGTTCCTGGCCTCGACAGCCACGTTCTCCGAGGCGCTGGCCGCGATGCACGCCAGCGACTGGGCCGGGCGGTTCGAGCGGACCCCCGGCGGACCGGACTTCGCGCTGGCCAACGTCGCGCTGATGCGGGTGCGCGAGGTCGAGATCCACCACGCCGACCTCGACGCCGGCTACACGGCTTACGACTGGTCGGAGGGCTTCCGCACGCTCCTGCTGGACTCGATGACGAAGCGGCCCTACCCCGCGCCGTTCGTCGTACGCCCCACCGACCTCGACGGCACCTGGGAGTACGGCGAGGGTGGGGGCGGCCCAGTGGTCACGGGTCCGTCCGCGGCCGCCGCCTGGTGGCTCACCGGCCGCGGCACCGGCGAGGGCCTCACGTCCGACACGACCGAGCTCCCGGAGGTGGAGACATGGTGA
- the uvrA gene encoding excinuclease ABC subunit UvrA, whose amino-acid sequence MADQLIIRGAREHNLKDVSLDLPRDSLIVFTGLSGSGKSSLAFDTIFAEGQRRYVESLSAYARQFLGQMDKPDVDFIEGLSPAVSIDQKSTSKNPRSTVGTITEVYDYLRLLYARAGRAHCPTCGAPIERQTPQQIVDRILGLEEGRRFQVLAPVIRGRKGEYVELFRQLQQQGFSRARVDGQTHTLDEPPTLDKKLKHTIEVVVDRLAVKESSKRRLTDSVETALGLAGGLVVFDFVDLDAKDPGREMKFSEKMACPNDHTIDTDDLEPRSFSFNSPFGACPACSGLGTRMEVDPELVVPDPGATLGEGAIAPWSGAHVADYFLRLVNALGEELGFDLNTPWDQLTPKARTSLLEGHKTKVHVVTKNRYGRQRAYYAAFEGVRPYVERRHREAESDTSRERFEGFMREVPCPTCHGSRLKPVSVSVTLGARDQGGKNIAEVCALPINEAAHYLRTVDLSVRERQIGERVLKEIQERLQFLLDVGLDYLSLDRPSGSLSGGEAQRIRLATQIGAGLVGVLYVLDEPSIGLHQRDNHRLIETLLRLKDLGNTLIVVEHDEDTVRVADWVVDIGPGAGEHGGQVVHSGSVEDLLAHPDSMTGQYLSGRREIPVPAVRRPRTVGRELKVHGAREHNLQDVDVSFPLGVFTAVTGVSGSGKSTLVNDILYTSLAKQIYNARTVPGRHTKITGLEHVDKVIHVDQSPIGRTPRSNPATYTGVFDHVRKLFASTPEAKMRGYLQGRFSFNVKGGRCEACSGDGTIKIEMNFLPDVYVPCEVCHGARYNRETLEVHYKGKTIAEVLDMPIEEAADFFAAVPAIARHMNTLQEVGLGYVRLGQPATTLSGGEAQRVKLASELQKRSTGRTVYVLDEPTTGLHFEDIRKLLHVLSGLVDKGNTVLVIEHNLDVIKTADWLIDMGPEGGSRGGMVVAEGTPEEVAGVAESHTGSFLAPILEGRGAKQPGAPRRQKAVAATSAPARKATRKTAKKATAKKATAKKA is encoded by the coding sequence GTGGCCGACCAGCTCATCATCCGGGGCGCCCGGGAGCACAACCTCAAGGACGTCTCCCTCGACCTCCCGCGTGACTCGCTCATCGTCTTCACGGGCCTGTCCGGGTCCGGCAAGTCCAGCCTGGCCTTCGACACGATCTTCGCCGAGGGCCAGCGCCGCTACGTCGAGTCGCTCTCGGCCTACGCGCGCCAGTTCCTCGGCCAGATGGACAAGCCCGACGTCGACTTCATCGAGGGCCTCTCGCCCGCCGTGTCGATCGACCAGAAGTCCACCTCCAAGAACCCGCGCTCCACGGTCGGCACCATCACCGAGGTCTACGACTACCTGCGCCTGCTCTACGCCCGCGCCGGCCGCGCGCACTGCCCGACGTGCGGCGCCCCGATCGAGCGGCAGACGCCGCAGCAGATCGTCGACCGCATCCTCGGGCTCGAGGAGGGGCGGCGCTTCCAGGTGCTCGCCCCGGTGATCCGCGGCCGCAAGGGCGAGTACGTCGAGCTGTTCCGCCAGCTCCAGCAGCAGGGCTTCAGCCGGGCCCGCGTCGACGGCCAGACGCACACGCTCGACGAGCCGCCGACGCTCGACAAGAAGCTCAAGCACACCATCGAGGTGGTGGTCGACCGGCTCGCCGTCAAGGAGTCGTCCAAGCGCCGGCTGACCGACTCGGTCGAGACCGCGCTCGGCCTCGCCGGCGGGCTGGTCGTGTTCGACTTCGTCGACCTCGACGCCAAGGACCCCGGGCGCGAGATGAAGTTCTCGGAGAAGATGGCGTGCCCCAACGACCACACCATCGACACCGACGACCTCGAGCCGCGCTCGTTCTCCTTCAACTCGCCCTTCGGCGCGTGCCCGGCCTGCTCGGGCCTCGGCACCCGCATGGAGGTCGACCCCGAGCTGGTCGTGCCCGACCCCGGCGCCACCCTCGGCGAGGGTGCGATCGCGCCGTGGAGCGGGGCCCACGTCGCCGACTACTTCCTCCGCCTCGTCAACGCGCTCGGCGAGGAGCTCGGCTTTGACCTCAACACCCCGTGGGACCAGCTGACCCCCAAGGCGCGTACGTCGCTCCTCGAGGGCCACAAGACCAAGGTCCACGTGGTCACCAAGAACCGCTACGGCCGCCAGCGCGCCTACTACGCCGCGTTCGAGGGCGTACGCCCCTATGTCGAGCGCCGCCACCGCGAGGCCGAGTCCGACACGAGCCGCGAGCGGTTCGAGGGCTTCATGCGCGAGGTGCCGTGCCCGACCTGCCACGGCTCCCGGCTCAAGCCGGTCTCGGTGTCGGTCACCCTCGGTGCCCGCGACCAGGGCGGCAAGAACATCGCCGAGGTCTGCGCGCTGCCGATCAACGAGGCCGCCCACTACCTCCGCACCGTCGACCTGTCCGTGCGCGAGCGCCAGATCGGCGAGCGGGTGCTGAAGGAGATCCAGGAGCGCCTGCAGTTCCTGCTCGACGTCGGCCTCGACTACCTCTCCCTCGACCGGCCGAGCGGGTCGCTCTCCGGCGGCGAGGCACAGCGGATCCGGCTGGCCACCCAGATCGGTGCCGGCCTCGTGGGTGTCCTCTACGTCCTCGACGAGCCGTCGATCGGACTGCACCAGCGCGACAACCACCGCCTGATCGAGACGCTGCTCCGCCTGAAGGACCTCGGTAACACCCTGATCGTCGTCGAGCACGACGAGGACACGGTCCGGGTCGCCGACTGGGTCGTCGACATCGGCCCCGGCGCCGGTGAGCACGGCGGCCAGGTCGTCCACTCGGGCTCGGTCGAGGACTTGCTGGCGCACCCCGACTCGATGACGGGCCAGTACCTCAGCGGTCGCCGCGAGATCCCCGTCCCCGCGGTGCGCCGCCCGCGCACCGTCGGTCGCGAGCTCAAGGTGCACGGCGCGCGGGAGCACAACCTCCAGGACGTCGACGTCAGCTTCCCGCTCGGCGTCTTCACCGCGGTCACGGGCGTGTCCGGCTCGGGCAAGTCGACGCTGGTCAACGACATCCTCTACACCTCGCTCGCCAAGCAGATCTACAACGCCCGCACCGTCCCGGGCCGGCACACCAAGATCACCGGCCTCGAGCACGTCGACAAGGTCATCCACGTCGACCAGTCGCCGATCGGACGCACCCCGCGCTCCAACCCCGCGACCTACACCGGCGTCTTCGACCACGTCCGCAAGCTCTTCGCCTCCACCCCGGAGGCCAAGATGCGCGGCTACCTCCAGGGCCGGTTCTCGTTCAACGTCAAGGGTGGCCGCTGCGAGGCCTGCTCCGGTGACGGCACGATCAAGATCGAGATGAACTTCCTCCCGGACGTCTACGTCCCGTGCGAGGTGTGCCACGGAGCCCGCTACAACCGCGAGACGCTCGAGGTCCACTACAAGGGCAAGACGATCGCCGAGGTCCTCGACATGCCGATCGAGGAGGCCGCCGACTTCTTCGCCGCGGTGCCGGCGATCGCGCGCCACATGAACACGCTCCAGGAGGTCGGCCTCGGCTACGTCCGCCTCGGCCAACCCGCCACCACGCTCTCCGGTGGCGAGGCGCAGCGCGTCAAGCTCGCCAGCGAGCTGCAGAAGCGGTCCACCGGCCGCACGGTCTACGTCCTCGACGAGCCGACCACCGGCCTGCACTTCGAGGACATCCGCAAGCTCCTGCACGTGCTGTCCGGCCTGGTCGACAAGGGCAACACCGTGCTCGTGATCGAGCACAACCTCGACGTCATCAAGACCGCCGACTGGCTCATCGACATGGGCCCGGAGGGCGGGTCGCGCGGCGGCATGGTCGTCGCCGAGGGCACTCCCGAGGAGGTGGCGGGCGTCGCCGAGAGCCACACGGGCTCGTTCCTCGCCCCCATCCTCGAGGGTCGTGGTGCGAAGCAGCCCGGAGCACCGCGCCGCCAGAAGGCGGTGGCCGCGACCTCCGCGCCGGCCCGCAAGGCGACCCGGAAGACCGCCAAGAAGGCCACCGCCAAGAAGGCCACCGCCAAGAAGGCCTGA
- the trxA gene encoding thioredoxin, which produces MSTRELTLADFEQTVSGDGIVLVDFWAAWCGPCRQFAPVFEKASEDNPDIVFGKVDTEAEQQLAQMAAISSIPTLMLFRDGVLLFNQAGALPPQALSDVIAQARALDMDAVRQEVQAAQEAAANGPQDEVGLDDFAAAHSQGAYVVDVREADEVAGGRVPGAVHIPMHEVPGRIAELPQDEPVFVICQVGGRSRQVVDHLRAQGIAAINVAGGTGGWAQRGWPLEA; this is translated from the coding sequence ATGAGCACGCGCGAGCTGACCCTGGCCGACTTCGAGCAGACCGTGAGCGGCGACGGCATCGTCCTCGTCGACTTCTGGGCTGCCTGGTGCGGTCCGTGCCGCCAGTTCGCCCCGGTCTTCGAGAAGGCGTCGGAGGACAACCCCGACATCGTGTTCGGCAAGGTCGACACCGAGGCCGAGCAGCAGCTGGCCCAGATGGCGGCGATCAGCTCGATCCCCACGCTGATGCTCTTCCGCGACGGGGTCCTGCTCTTCAACCAGGCTGGCGCGCTGCCGCCGCAGGCGCTCTCCGACGTCATCGCCCAGGCCCGCGCGCTCGACATGGACGCCGTGCGCCAGGAGGTGCAGGCCGCGCAGGAGGCCGCCGCCAACGGCCCGCAGGACGAGGTCGGTCTCGACGACTTCGCCGCCGCGCACAGCCAGGGGGCGTACGTCGTCGACGTCCGTGAGGCCGACGAGGTGGCCGGCGGCCGGGTGCCGGGCGCGGTCCACATCCCGATGCACGAGGTGCCCGGCCGGATCGCCGAGCTGCCCCAGGACGAGCCGGTCTTCGTGATCTGCCAGGTCGGTGGCCGCAGTCGTCAGGTGGTCGACCACCTGCGGGCACAGGGCATCGCGGCGATCAACGTCGCCGGCGGGACCGGCGGGTGGGCCCAGCGCGGCTGGCCGCTCGAGGCCTGA
- the uvrC gene encoding excinuclease ABC subunit UvrC, which produces MATLSSYRPAPGSIPTKPGVYRFRDAKGRVIYVGKAKSLRPRLSSYFQDIGNLHPRTATMVTTGASVEWTVVDTEVEALQLEYSWIKEFDPRFNVKYRDDKSYPWLAVTVGDEFPRVMVGRGAKRKGTRYFGPYSHAWAIRETVDLLLRVFPMRSCSNGVFKRSAQIGRPCLLGYIDKCAAPCVGNVTPEEHREIVDDFCDFMGGNTTAFVKRVEREMYAASEELDFEKAARLRDDLGALTKALEKQAVVLGDGTDADVIALAEDPLEVAVQIFYVRGGRIRGQRGWVADRSDDSDTAGLVQEFLLQLYGGADPDAGDTIPREVLVPALPPDHTVMEELLGERRGSRVAIRVPQRGDKRDLQETVASNAAQALALHKTKRASDLTTRNRALEEIQQSLGLDEVPLRIECYDVSNLQGTEVVASMVVFEDGLPRKSEYRRFVIRGVDGQNDVASMHEVITRRFRRLLDEQSKNGMEVQAAPPAGQDAPQAEPPGQPSSGPMLVDPDTGRPRKFAYAPSLVVVDGGPPQVAAAQQALAELGVTDVPVCGLAKRLEEVWLPGEEDPVIMARTSEGLYLLQRIRDEAHRFAITHHRNRRSKSMVESTLDDVPGLGEVRRKTLLKHFGSLKKLREAAVDEISLVPGIGPRTATAIKDAVAKADATRKTSPKAPTINTATGEIISDDE; this is translated from the coding sequence GTGGCCACGCTGAGCTCCTACCGACCCGCGCCGGGGTCGATCCCGACCAAGCCGGGGGTCTACCGCTTCCGCGACGCCAAGGGTCGCGTGATCTACGTCGGCAAGGCCAAGAGCCTGCGCCCGAGGCTCTCGTCCTACTTCCAGGACATCGGCAACCTCCACCCGCGCACGGCCACGATGGTCACGACCGGCGCGAGCGTCGAGTGGACGGTCGTCGACACCGAGGTCGAGGCGCTCCAGCTCGAGTACAGCTGGATCAAGGAGTTCGACCCCCGCTTCAACGTCAAGTACCGCGACGACAAGTCCTACCCCTGGCTCGCGGTCACGGTGGGTGACGAGTTCCCGCGGGTGATGGTCGGGCGCGGCGCCAAGCGCAAGGGCACCCGCTACTTCGGACCCTACAGCCACGCCTGGGCGATCCGCGAGACCGTCGACCTGCTGCTGCGGGTCTTCCCGATGCGCTCGTGCAGCAACGGGGTCTTCAAGCGCTCCGCCCAGATCGGCCGACCCTGCCTCCTCGGCTACATCGACAAGTGCGCGGCCCCGTGCGTCGGCAACGTCACGCCCGAGGAGCACCGCGAGATCGTCGACGACTTCTGCGACTTCATGGGTGGCAACACCACCGCCTTCGTCAAGCGGGTCGAGCGCGAGATGTACGCCGCCTCCGAGGAGCTCGACTTCGAGAAGGCCGCGCGGTTGCGCGACGACCTCGGCGCCCTGACCAAGGCCCTCGAGAAGCAGGCGGTCGTGCTCGGCGACGGCACCGACGCCGACGTGATCGCGCTGGCGGAGGACCCGCTCGAGGTCGCCGTCCAGATCTTCTACGTCCGGGGCGGGCGGATCCGCGGCCAGCGGGGCTGGGTGGCCGACCGTTCGGACGACAGCGACACCGCGGGGCTCGTCCAGGAGTTCCTGCTCCAGCTCTACGGCGGCGCCGACCCCGACGCCGGCGACACCATCCCGCGGGAGGTGCTCGTGCCGGCGCTGCCGCCCGACCACACCGTGATGGAGGAGCTGCTCGGCGAGCGGCGCGGCAGCCGGGTCGCCATCCGGGTGCCCCAGCGCGGCGACAAGCGCGACCTGCAGGAGACCGTGGCGAGCAACGCCGCACAGGCGCTCGCGCTCCACAAGACCAAGCGGGCCAGCGACCTGACCACCCGCAACCGGGCCCTCGAGGAGATCCAGCAGTCGCTCGGGCTCGACGAGGTGCCGCTGCGCATCGAGTGCTACGACGTGTCCAACCTCCAGGGCACCGAGGTGGTCGCCTCGATGGTCGTCTTCGAGGACGGCCTGCCCCGCAAGTCCGAGTACCGCCGCTTCGTGATCCGCGGCGTCGACGGCCAGAACGACGTCGCCTCGATGCACGAGGTGATCACGCGGCGGTTCAGGCGGTTGCTCGACGAGCAGAGCAAGAACGGCATGGAGGTTCAGGCGGCTCCTCCGGCTGGCCAGGATGCTCCGCAAGCGGAGCCGCCTGGCCAACCGTCGTCAGGTCCGATGCTCGTCGATCCGGACACAGGCCGGCCGCGGAAGTTCGCGTACGCCCCCTCGCTGGTCGTCGTCGACGGCGGCCCGCCGCAGGTGGCCGCGGCCCAGCAGGCGCTCGCCGAGCTGGGCGTCACCGACGTCCCGGTCTGCGGGCTGGCCAAGCGGCTCGAGGAGGTGTGGTTGCCGGGCGAGGAGGACCCGGTGATCATGGCGCGCACCAGCGAGGGCCTCTACCTCCTCCAGCGCATCCGCGACGAGGCGCACCGCTTCGCCATCACGCACCACCGCAACCGCCGGTCCAAGTCCATGGTCGAGAGCACGCTCGACGACGTCCCGGGGCTCGGCGAGGTGCGGCGCAAGACGCTCCTCAAGCACTTCGGGTCGCTCAAGAAGCTGCGCGAGGCCGCAGTGGACGAGATCTCCCTCGTCCCCGGGATCGGCCCCCGCACCGCCACGGCCATCAAGGACGCGGTCGCGAAGGCCGACGCAACCCGCAAGACTTCACCCAAGGCGCCGACGATCAACACCGCCACCGGCGAGATCATCTCTGATGATGAGTAG
- a CDS encoding dienelactone hydrolase family protein, whose protein sequence is MDALETWTRSEHTADVAGRPTTHPVWRKGVGPGVVVIHELPGLTAGVIRFGEELVAAGHTVLLPHLFGPVGREFSNLDVARVFPRICVSRELTKLARGVTTPVAGWLRSLARDLHAELGGPGVGALGMCFTGGFALAMMVDDATVAPVLCQPAVPFIGLPGRAADLNLSPADAEAVRRRAADGCSVLGIRYASDPSVGTRFDTLASLIGDAFIRVELDGRGHSTVTEHRSQVAVDTVLEFFGERLR, encoded by the coding sequence GTGGACGCACTCGAGACCTGGACCCGCAGCGAGCACACCGCCGACGTCGCCGGTCGCCCGACGACGCACCCCGTCTGGCGCAAGGGCGTCGGCCCCGGCGTCGTCGTGATCCACGAGCTGCCGGGGCTGACGGCCGGGGTGATCAGGTTCGGGGAGGAGCTTGTCGCGGCCGGTCACACGGTCCTCCTGCCACACCTGTTCGGCCCGGTCGGGCGTGAGTTCAGCAACCTCGACGTCGCCCGTGTGTTCCCGCGGATCTGCGTCAGCCGCGAGCTCACCAAGCTCGCCCGGGGCGTCACGACGCCGGTCGCCGGCTGGCTGCGGTCGCTGGCGCGCGACCTCCACGCCGAGCTCGGCGGACCCGGCGTGGGTGCGCTCGGCATGTGCTTCACCGGTGGCTTCGCGCTGGCGATGATGGTGGACGACGCCACCGTGGCCCCGGTGCTGTGCCAGCCCGCCGTGCCGTTCATCGGGCTGCCCGGGCGGGCCGCCGACCTCAACCTGTCCCCCGCCGACGCGGAGGCCGTACGCCGGCGTGCTGCCGACGGCTGCTCCGTCCTGGGCATCCGCTACGCCTCGGACCCGTCGGTCGGGACCCGCTTCGACACGCTGGCGTCCCTGATCGGTGACGCCTTCATCCGCGTCGAGCTCGACGGGCGGGGCCACTCCACCGTGACCGAGCACCGCTCGCAGGTCGCCGTCGACACGGTGCTGGAGTTCTTCGGGGAGCGGCTGCGGTAG
- a CDS encoding MBL fold metallo-hydrolase: MVTDTYTGDVSPGGDADVRRLGCLTLTKVAVDPEMSNNCYVLHCSDTDEVVLVDAAAEPERLLELVGDRTLTAIVTTHQHWDHHRGLAAVKAAHPDAVVVAGAPDADAIEEQTGVTVERRVGEGDTVAVGTCDLAVVPVAGHTPGSICLVLEDEKVGPTPHLFTGDCLFPGGVGATFGDAAKFSQLIDEVESKLFGRLPDETWFYPGHGNDGVLGDERPHLGEWRERGW; encoded by the coding sequence ATGGTGACCGACACCTACACCGGGGACGTCTCCCCCGGCGGCGACGCCGACGTACGCCGCCTGGGCTGCCTGACGTTGACCAAGGTCGCCGTCGACCCGGAGATGTCCAACAACTGCTACGTGCTGCACTGCAGCGACACCGACGAGGTGGTCCTGGTCGACGCCGCGGCCGAGCCGGAGCGCCTGCTCGAGCTCGTCGGCGACCGGACACTGACCGCGATCGTCACCACCCACCAGCACTGGGACCACCACCGCGGACTGGCGGCGGTCAAGGCTGCGCACCCCGACGCCGTCGTGGTGGCGGGCGCTCCCGACGCCGACGCGATCGAGGAGCAGACCGGCGTCACGGTCGAGCGGCGCGTGGGCGAGGGCGACACGGTGGCGGTGGGGACCTGCGACCTCGCGGTCGTCCCGGTCGCCGGCCACACCCCCGGGTCGATCTGCCTGGTCCTCGAGGACGAGAAGGTGGGGCCGACCCCGCACCTGTTCACCGGCGACTGCCTGTTCCCCGGCGGCGTCGGGGCGACCTTCGGCGACGCCGCCAAGTTCTCCCAGCTGATCGACGAGGTGGAGTCGAAGCTCTTCGGCCGACTGCCGGACGAGACGTGGTTCTACCCCGGCCACGGCAACGACGGCGTTCTCGGCGACGAGCGCCCGCACCTCGGGGAGTGGCGCGAGCGCGGCTGGTAG
- a CDS encoding zinc metalloprotease, giving the protein MQHSRSLRGLVVAGSMALVATTLSATAAIPATAVAISPKAAECADGHSDEHGDAAANARVRKGTKANEPKPFAGTGEQYLTLDNASTLGAGSVTVPTWFHIVTPTTATQADRDRLTRLATAQLDVLNEAYTGRTGTQASAATPFRFELAGFTYPVDDAWYTVTPGGVEREMKAATRRGGKETLNIWTASIGDDLLGWATFPTRKLSTNDGVVILDESMPGGTAGKYALGDTLTHEVGHWLALYHTFQGGCNGKGDQVADTPAEAGPQFDCPVGADTCASPGADPIHNYMDYTQDSCMYQFTAGQVARMSDAWNQYRAA; this is encoded by the coding sequence ATGCAGCACTCCCGTTCCCTGCGTGGTCTCGTCGTGGCCGGCTCGATGGCGCTCGTCGCCACCACGCTGTCGGCCACCGCCGCGATCCCGGCCACCGCCGTGGCGATCTCCCCGAAGGCCGCCGAGTGCGCCGACGGCCACTCCGACGAGCACGGCGACGCCGCCGCCAACGCGCGCGTGCGCAAGGGCACGAAGGCCAACGAGCCGAAGCCCTTCGCCGGCACCGGCGAGCAGTACCTGACCCTCGACAACGCCTCCACCCTCGGCGCGGGGTCGGTGACGGTGCCGACCTGGTTCCACATCGTCACCCCGACGACCGCGACCCAGGCCGACCGCGACCGCCTCACCCGGCTCGCGACGGCGCAGCTCGACGTCCTCAACGAGGCCTACACGGGCCGTACGGGCACCCAGGCCTCCGCGGCGACGCCGTTCCGCTTCGAGCTCGCCGGTTTCACCTACCCGGTCGACGACGCCTGGTACACCGTCACGCCGGGCGGCGTCGAGCGGGAGATGAAGGCCGCGACCCGCCGGGGCGGCAAGGAGACCCTCAACATCTGGACCGCCAGCATCGGCGACGACCTCCTCGGCTGGGCCACGTTCCCGACGAGGAAGCTCAGCACCAACGACGGCGTGGTGATCCTCGACGAGTCGATGCCGGGCGGCACCGCCGGCAAGTACGCGCTGGGCGACACGCTGACCCACGAGGTCGGCCACTGGTTGGCCCTGTACCACACGTTCCAGGGCGGCTGCAACGGCAAGGGCGACCAGGTCGCCGACACCCCGGCCGAGGCCGGTCCGCAGTTCGACTGCCCGGTCGGCGCCGACACGTGCGCCTCACCCGGTGCGGACCCGATCCACAACTACATGGACTACACGCAGGACTCCTGCATGTACCAGTTCACCGCAGGCCAGGTCGCGCGGATGAGCGACGCCTGGAACCAGTACCGCGCCGCCTGA
- a CDS encoding sulfotransferase family 2 domain-containing protein gives MLISDSRKVLFVHVPKTGGVSVEETVKEACPDARKARVPIGRHATLGKIIKTEPQVIDYWTFGFVRNPWARMVSWYSMISAWDRRHGPRSGKPQDVKHGSMRDGNAMWRAAAAYSGFDEFVMRGTEELPRVGTPQITYLRAPKHGREVDFVGRTENFVEDLQRVQVQLGLEPSTPVHKNKSKHGTYHDYYTDETRQRIAEVYAEDIEIFGYTYD, from the coding sequence GTGCTCATCAGCGACTCGCGCAAGGTGCTCTTCGTCCACGTCCCCAAGACCGGCGGGGTGTCGGTCGAGGAGACGGTGAAGGAGGCCTGCCCCGACGCCCGCAAGGCGCGCGTCCCGATCGGCCGGCACGCCACGCTGGGCAAGATCATCAAGACCGAGCCGCAGGTCATCGACTACTGGACGTTCGGCTTCGTGCGCAACCCGTGGGCGCGGATGGTCTCCTGGTACTCGATGATCTCGGCGTGGGACCGCCGCCACGGTCCGCGGAGCGGCAAGCCGCAGGACGTCAAGCACGGCTCGATGCGTGACGGCAACGCCATGTGGCGCGCCGCGGCCGCGTACTCCGGCTTCGACGAGTTCGTGATGCGCGGCACCGAGGAGCTGCCCCGCGTCGGCACCCCGCAGATCACCTACCTCCGCGCGCCCAAGCACGGCCGCGAGGTGGACTTCGTCGGCCGCACCGAGAACTTCGTCGAGGACCTCCAGCGGGTGCAGGTGCAGCTGGGGCTCGAGCCCTCGACACCGGTGCACAAGAACAAGTCCAAGCACGGGACCTACCACGACTACTACACCGACGAGACGCGGCAGCGGATCGCCGAGGTCTACGCCGAGGACATCGAGATCTTCGGCTACACCTACGACTGA
- a CDS encoding Rieske (2Fe-2S) protein — MTAINRRRALSGTAAIAVGVPVLAACSDDSAASDAAGSETSEPSPEPTSDGTETQSGGGEALASAADVPVGGCLVVAGAKVVVTQPTEGDFKAFSAVCTHQGCLVETSSDGEIPCPCHASRFSLEDGSPTSGPATAALAAVEITVDGDSILRA; from the coding sequence ATGACCGCCATCAACCGACGTCGCGCCCTGTCCGGTACCGCTGCCATCGCGGTCGGCGTCCCTGTCCTGGCTGCCTGCTCGGACGACTCCGCGGCGTCCGATGCCGCCGGGTCCGAGACCTCGGAGCCGAGCCCCGAGCCCACCTCCGACGGCACCGAGACCCAGAGCGGGGGCGGCGAGGCGCTCGCCAGTGCGGCCGACGTCCCCGTCGGCGGCTGCCTCGTGGTCGCCGGCGCCAAGGTCGTCGTGACCCAGCCGACGGAGGGCGACTTCAAGGCCTTCTCGGCCGTGTGCACCCACCAGGGCTGCCTCGTGGAGACGAGCAGCGACGGCGAGATCCCGTGCCCCTGCCACGCCAGCCGGTTCTCCCTGGAGGACGGCTCGCCGACGTCGGGGCCGGCCACCGCGGCCCTGGCGGCGGTCGAGATCACCGTCGACGGCGACTCGATCCTCCGCGCCTGA